Proteins encoded within one genomic window of Rhododendron vialii isolate Sample 1 chromosome 1a, ASM3025357v1:
- the LOC131306416 gene encoding chalcone synthase-like: MALENHKENVKGRAQILAIGTANPKNCFRQADYPDYYFRITKSDHLIDLKAKFKRMCEKSMIEKRYMHVNEEILEQNPSMNHGGEKMVSSLDVRLDMEIMEIPKLGAEAATKAMDEWGQPKSRITHLVFHSTLGTVMPGVDYELIKLLGLNPSVKRFMLYHLGCYGGGTVLRLAKDLAENNPGSRVLVVCCEIMPSAFHGPPSLQHAHLDILTGHAIFGDGAGAVIVGCVDPSGGTNGVVERGVRRYEQPLFEIHSAYQTVLPDSEDAVGGRLREAGLIYYLSKRLSNVVSSNIDECCLVEALGSAINNNNNNNDIYEDWNSLFWIVHPAGRPILDKIDAKLGLNKEKLRASRNVLRDYGNMWSSSVLFVLDEMRKGSIAQRKTTTGEGFEWGVLLGFGPGVTVETVVLRSVPTTKLK; this comes from the exons ATGGCTTTGGAGAACCACAAAGAGAATGTGAAGGGACGAGCTCAGATTCTGGCGATTGGCACAGCAAATCCGAAGAATTGCTTCCGTCAAGCTGACTATCCGGATTATTACTTCCGCATTACCAAAAGCGACCACTTGATCGACTTAAAAGCTAAGTTCAAGCGCATGT GTGAAAAGTCAATGATTGAAAAAAGGTACATGCACGTGAACGAGGAGATACTGGAGCAAAATCCAAGCATGAATCATGGTGGGGAGAAGATGGTCTCATCTCTTGATGTTCGTCTGGACATGGAAATAATGGAAATACCAAAACTTGGTGCCGAAGCAGCAACAAAGGCCATGGATGAGTGGGGCCAGCCAAAATCAAGAATCACCCACCTCGTTTTTCATTCAACCTTGGGCACAGTAATGCCAGGGGTGGACTACGAGCTCATCAAACTCCTTGGCCTCAATCCTTCTGTGAAGAGGTTCATGTTGTACCACTTGGGTTGCTACGGCGGCGGCACCGTCCTCCGCCTCGCCAAGGATCTGGCCGAGAACAACCCCGGGTCGCGCGTCCTCGTTGTCTGCTGCGAAATCATGCCCAGCGCTTTCCACGGGCCGCCTTCTTTGCAGCACGCCCATTTGGATATTCTCACGGGGCACGCGATATTTGGTGACGGCGCTGGAGCTGTCATCGTCGGCTGCGTGGATCCTTCTGGTGGTACTAATGGGGTCGTTGAACGCGGCGTTAGACGTTACGAGCAACCTCTGTTCGAGATCCATTCTGCTTATCAAACAGTACTACCTGATTCCGAGGACGCAGTCGGAGGACGTCTGCGTGAGGCTGGACTTATTTATTACTTGTCCAAGAGGCTGTCTAATGTTGTTTCGAGCAACATCGATGAGTGCTGCTTGGTTGAAGCACTTGGTTCTGCTAttaataacaacaacaacaacaacgataTCTACGAGGATTGGAACTCGTTGTTTTGGATAGTTCATCCCGCCGGGAGGCCAATTCTGGACAAAATCGACGCGAAACTGGGACTGAACAAGGAAAAGCTGAGGGCGAGCAGGAATGTGCTGAGGGATTACGGAAACATGTGGAGTTCAAGCGTGCTGTTTGTTTTGGATGAGATGAGGAAAGGGTCGATCGCGCAACGAAAGACTACTACCGGCGAGGGATTCGAGTGGGGCGTTCTCCTCGGGTTTGGACCCGGTGTCACTGTCGAGACTGTTGTGTTGCGTAGCGTCCCTACGACCAAACTTAAATAG
- the LOC131306427 gene encoding 1-(5-phosphoribosyl)-5-[(5-phosphoribosylamino)methylideneamino] imidazole-4-carboxamide isomerase, chloroplastic-like isoform X1 yields the protein MRIHSLRATSSSLGLSSFSTIYDGNKNNNWQKYMWTVPSSVSRPPRGLCIRSGVRFRPCIDIHKGKVKQIVGSTIQDLKEGSTSPVTNFESDKSAAEYAIIYKEDGLTGGHVIMIGADPLSKSAAMDALHAFPGGFHVGGGINPDNALSYIEEGASHVIITSYVFDNGQMELQRLKELARVVGKQRLVLDLSCRKKEGKYAIVTDRWQKFTDVFLDEKIMDFLATYADEFLVHGVDVEGKNDLIYLYRLGIDEELVTLLGRHSPIPVTYAGGVTVTADLERIKAAGMERVDVTVGSALDIFGGNLAYKDVIGWHVQQQALAV from the exons ATGAGGATTCACAGCCTCCGAGCCACCAGCTCCTCATTGGGCCTCAGTTCATTTTCTACAATCTACGATGGCAATAAAAACAACAATTGGCAAAAGTATATGTGGACTGTGCCTTCATCTGTCTCGA GGCCTCCTCGTGGACTGTGCATCCGATCTGGAGTTCGGTTCCGCCCTTGCATTGACATTCACAAG GGGAAAGTTAAGCAAATTGTGGGGTCTACCATTCAGGATTTGAAGGAGGGTAGTACATCTCCAGTAACCAATTTTGAATCAGATAAGTCAGCGGCAGAGTATGCAATCATATACAAAGAAGATGGCCTTACAGGTGGTCATGTCATCATGATTGGAGCTGATCCTTTAAGCAAATCGGCAGCCATGGATGCACTGCATGCGTTTCCTG GTGGTTTTCATGTTGGAGGTGGGATCAATCCAGACAATGCTTTGAGTTACATTGAAGAAGGAGCCAGCCATGTCATTATCACATCA TATGTATTCGATAATGGGCAAATGGAACTTCAGAGGCTTAAAGAACTTGCCCGTGTTGTTGGAAAGCAGAGGCTCGTGTTGGATCTTAGTTGCAGAAAGAAG GAAGGAAAATATGCAATTGTCACCGACAGGTGGCAGAAATTTACTGACGTATTTCTTGATGAGAAGATAATGGATTTTCTTGCAACATATGCTGATGAGTTTCTTGTCCATGGTGTTGACGTTGAAGGGAAAAA TGATCTAATTTATTTGTACAGGCTGGGAATTGATGAAGAGCTTGTGACACTGCTTGGCAGGCATTCACCT ATTCCGGTGACTTATGCTGGTGGTGTCACAGTGACGGCTGATTTAGAGAGGATAAAAGCTGCAGGGATGGAGCGTGTCGATGTCACTGTGGGTAGTGCTTTGGATATTTTTGGGGGCAACTTGGCATACAAAGATGTCATCGGTTGGCATGTCCAACAGCAGGCTTTGGCAGTTTAG
- the LOC131306427 gene encoding 1-(5-phosphoribosyl)-5-[(5-phosphoribosylamino)methylideneamino] imidazole-4-carboxamide isomerase, chloroplastic-like isoform X2 codes for MRIHSLRATSSSLGLSSFSTIYDGNKNNNWQKYMWTVPSSVSRPPRGLCIRSGVRFRPCIDIHKGKVKQIVGSTIQDLKEGSTSPVTNFESDKSAAEYAIIYKEDGLTGGHVIMIGADPLSKSAAMDALHAFPGGFHVGGGINPDNALSYIEEGASHVIITSYVFDNGQMELQRLKELARVVGKQRLVLDLSCRKKEGKYAIVTDRWQKFTDVFLDEKIMDFLATYADEFLVHGVDVEGKKLGIDEELVTLLGRHSPIPVTYAGGVTVTADLERIKAAGMERVDVTVGSALDIFGGNLAYKDVIGWHVQQQALAV; via the exons ATGAGGATTCACAGCCTCCGAGCCACCAGCTCCTCATTGGGCCTCAGTTCATTTTCTACAATCTACGATGGCAATAAAAACAACAATTGGCAAAAGTATATGTGGACTGTGCCTTCATCTGTCTCGA GGCCTCCTCGTGGACTGTGCATCCGATCTGGAGTTCGGTTCCGCCCTTGCATTGACATTCACAAG GGGAAAGTTAAGCAAATTGTGGGGTCTACCATTCAGGATTTGAAGGAGGGTAGTACATCTCCAGTAACCAATTTTGAATCAGATAAGTCAGCGGCAGAGTATGCAATCATATACAAAGAAGATGGCCTTACAGGTGGTCATGTCATCATGATTGGAGCTGATCCTTTAAGCAAATCGGCAGCCATGGATGCACTGCATGCGTTTCCTG GTGGTTTTCATGTTGGAGGTGGGATCAATCCAGACAATGCTTTGAGTTACATTGAAGAAGGAGCCAGCCATGTCATTATCACATCA TATGTATTCGATAATGGGCAAATGGAACTTCAGAGGCTTAAAGAACTTGCCCGTGTTGTTGGAAAGCAGAGGCTCGTGTTGGATCTTAGTTGCAGAAAGAAG GAAGGAAAATATGCAATTGTCACCGACAGGTGGCAGAAATTTACTGACGTATTTCTTGATGAGAAGATAATGGATTTTCTTGCAACATATGCTGATGAGTTTCTTGTCCATGGTGTTGACGTTGAAGGGAAAAA GCTGGGAATTGATGAAGAGCTTGTGACACTGCTTGGCAGGCATTCACCT ATTCCGGTGACTTATGCTGGTGGTGTCACAGTGACGGCTGATTTAGAGAGGATAAAAGCTGCAGGGATGGAGCGTGTCGATGTCACTGTGGGTAGTGCTTTGGATATTTTTGGGGGCAACTTGGCATACAAAGATGTCATCGGTTGGCATGTCCAACAGCAGGCTTTGGCAGTTTAG